The Ignavibacteriales bacterium sequence GGGAATGCGCCATAAACTTGAGATCATAAATATATTTAATGAAGACGCATCAACAAACGGAAACGTACCGCAGGAATTCCAGGAATTAGACCGTTATGTAGCCAGAGCTAAAGTTGTTGCACGTCTTGAACAACTTGGATCGATTCACAGAATTGAAGACTATACTAATAAGGTCGGCTACTCTCAACGCGGTAATGTGCCTATCGAACCGTATCTGTCGGAACAATGGTTTATGAAAATGGATGATCTTTGTAAGCCGGCTCTTCAAGTTGTGCTCGATGGAAAAGTTAAATTTCATCCCGGTCATTGGGTTAAGACTTACGAACATTGGATGTCGGGAATACGCGATTGGTGTATCTCGCGTCAGTTATGGTGGGGACATCGCATACCGGTTTGGTATCATAAAAACACACAAGAAATTTATTGCGAAGTCGAACCGCCGAGGGACATTGAGAATTGGCATCAGGAAGAAGATGTTTTAGATACGTGGGCATCAAGCTGGTTGTGGGCTCAGGATGTTTTTACAAATCAACGAGACCAAGATTATTATTACCCAACAGATCTTCTTGTAACAGCACCTGATATTATTTTCTTCTGGGTTGCGCGAATGATAATTGCCGGACTCCATTTTAAAAAGCAAATTCCATTTAAAGATGTTTACCTAACAAGTCTTGTTCGCGATATGCAAGGGAAGAAAATGAGCAAGTCTCTTGGCAACTCGCCCGACCCACTTGATCTTATTGATGAATACGGTGCCGATGCCCTTCGATTTACAATAATTTATATAGCGCCGCTCGGGCAGGATGTTATGTTCAGCAGCGATAAGTGTGAAATTGGAAGAAACTTTGCCAACAAAATGTGGAATGCCGGAAGATTTTTATTAATGAATCTTGCATCGCGGCCCGACGGAACACCTGGCATTAAACTGAATCCGGCATTGAAAGAAAAACATATTGATTTCACCGACCGCTGGATCATGTCCCGCTTTCAGACTACACTTAAAGAACTGAACGACTCCTTTGATAAATTCGAAGTTAACAATGCATCCAAAATTGTTTACTCTTATGTATGGAACGACTTCTGCGATTGGTACATTGAACTCTCAAAACAGCGCTTGTATTCCGCGGATGAGGAAGTAAAATCGGCAGTACTTACTCGCGCAATTTCTCTGTATGAAGAAATGCTCAAACTCGTTCATCCATTCATGCCATTTATCACAGAAGAGATTTGGCAATTGCTCGATGAACGAAAAGACGGCGAAAGTATTTCTACTTCTCTTTTCCCGCAGTTCAATGAAAAACTGATTAATAAAAGCGCCGAAGAAGAAATTCTATTTGTACAGGACGTTGTAACGGCAATCAGAAACATTCGCGGCGAAATGAATCTTCCTCCGTCAAAACAGATTAATGTTTTTTTGAATAGCAGCGCCGTGACGCCGGAACAAGAAAGATATATGAAGTCACTTGTAAGAATTAATGAACTTACCGTTGATTCTAAAATGCTCAAACCGAAAGCGAGCGCTTCTGCCGTTGTGAAGGGCTGCGATATTTTCATCCCGCTCGAAGGTTTAATCGATCTTAATGTTGAGCGTGCCAGAATCGAAAAAGAAATTGCTCGCCTGTTATCTTCGTTTGAAAATGTCCGCAAAAAACTTTCGAATGAAGCATTTGTTGCAAAAGCTCCTGCAGATGTGATTGATAAGGAAAAGACAAAGTTAGCCGACTGGGAAAAGTCGTTGGTAAAACTTCAATCAATTTTAGAAGATCTTAACTAGAACTAGAAAAACTCTCTAAATAAGCATTCTCTCAATTCTTCGGATTAGAATCTTATGGTTCTTTACTTCACGGAACCTATTCTCTATATTAACGTACGTTCATTAAACATTTGAGTTCAATGAAACTTACAAATACAAAAGAGAAAATACTTAACGCTGCCCTTGATTTCTTCTCTATTAACGGCTATTCGGGTGCATCAATTCGGCAGATTGCTCGTTCTGTAGGAGTTCGTGAAAGCGCAATCTACAATCATTATAAATCCAAAGAAGAAATTTTTCTTGCAATCCTTTCCTCTTTTAGAGTAAAGACAATTAGCAAAGAAATCCTTAGTGATGATTTGCTGGATGAAGTTATTAATCCGGAAAAATTTCTTAAAAAGTTTGCGAAGCGACTAATCGAACATTGGAACAGTCCGACGGAAAGAAAATTCATCCGGATTCTTCTAATGGAACAGTTTACGCGTGTTGGCAACAAAGAACTTTCTACTACCGATTACCTAAGTGAGCTCCGAGAAATTTGCAGATTGATCTTTGGGGAAATGGTTAAGACAAAAATCATTAAGCCGTTGGAACCGGGTCTTTTGGCGGAAGAATTTACAGCAAATCTTTTTCTTCTCCGAACTGAATATCTCTCTTCCGATGACGCCATAAACATAAATAGTGTAATAGAAAAAGCTAATAAACATGTTGAGTTTTTCTGGGAGGCAATAAAAATATAATAGCCTTTTAATGAAACTTTCTTGGCTTTGTGTCGTGTAATAAATTAAAATTAGCAAAGCACTTCAACTGCTCTTTATCTTTTCTCCAATTTTATTTTATTTTAAGTGAAGAGATTTTTGAACATGTTGTTTTTGAGAAAGAGCCAACAAAATAAGCTTTATGTCGCATCCAGTAACTAAAGTGAAAAGTTGTTCTACAAAGATCTAATTGCAGTACACAGAACTGAATTATACTTACGCCGGGGATTATAAAAATAATTTGCTGTGTCATTCTAATTAACAATTGGGCGGGGTTGGATTCAAAATGAATCATTCCCAGATCCAATTTGTTGACAGTTGTAGAGACTGATGCTTAGAATGATAAATGGAGGTAATATGTTTCTTCAATACGAACCCAACAAACATAACATTATTCAAGCACACGATTGGATACAAAACAGAATTCACCGTACGCCTATTTTTTCTTCTAAATCATTAAATGCAATTTTAGAATGTAGACTCTACTTCAAATGTGAAAACTTTCAAAAAGTCGGCGCATTTAAATATAGAGGCGCAAGCCTGGCTGTATTATCTCTGCCCAAAATGGATTTTAAAAAAGGTGTTGCAACGCATTCATCCGGCAATCATGCTGCCGCGTTGGCGCTTGCAGCAAAGATGAGAAACATTCCCGCGTATATTGTAATGCCGCGCACCGCTCCGCAAATTAAGAAGATAGCAGTTGAAGGCTATGGTGCTAAAATAATTTTTTGCGAACCGACACTCAGCGCAAGGGAAGAAGCTCTTGCAAAAGTTGTCGCAGAAACTGGAGCCACGTTTGTTCATCCCTACGATAATTACACAATTATTACCGGACAGGCGACCTGTGCAAAAGAAATTTTTGAAGAGTTGGGAGAATTGGATTTCGTAATTTCTCCGGTTGGCGGGGGCGGATTATTAAGCGGAACTTGCTTGAGCGCAAAATATTTTTCTCCCAATACAAAAGTCATTGGGGCAGAACCGAAAGGTGCAGACGATGCGTTCCGATCATTAAAAGAAGGCGCCATTCAACCATCTACAAATCCAAAAACTATTTGCGATGGCTTGCTTACTCAACTAAGCGAAAAAACTTTTTCTATTATTCAGAAAAATGTAAGCGAAATAATTACAATCGAAGAAGAAACTATTATCTCTGCAATGAGAATGATCTGGGAAAGAATGAAAATTATTGTTGAACCTTCCGCCGCGGTTCCCCTCGCAGTGGTTTTAGAGAACAAGAAAAAATTTCTTGGTAAGCGGGTTGGTTTAATTCTTTCTGGTGGAAATGTTGATTTGAACAAACTTCCGTGGGTCAAATAGATACAATAAGTAAATCATTAAAAGAAAAATATATAAGTAATTACGGAGTTGTAAATGACGCTAGAAGCATTAGGTATGATTGAGACAAAAGGACTTATCGGCTCAATTGAAGCTGCCGACGCTATGGTAAAAGCAGCAAATGTAAAATTAATTGGCAAAGAGACAATCGGCGGCGGGTACGTAACCGTTATGGTACGCGGAGATGTTGGTGCAGTAAAAGCAGCTACAGATGCCGGCGCAGCAGCAGCCCAAAGAGTTGGCGAACTTGTTTCTGTTCATGTCATTCCTCGTCCACATAGCGATGTTGAAATGATTCTTCCCTCAACAAAATAATTTTTACGGAGATTTGAGTTGGGACAGAGTTTATATTCACTTAAGAACGAGATAATAGAAGTCGGGAAAAGAATGTATGCAAGGGGATACGTTGCATCTAACGACGGCAACATTAGTGTGCGTCTTGACGAAAATAAAATTTTAATAACTCCATCCGGCGTTAGCAAAG is a genomic window containing:
- a CDS encoding valine--tRNA ligase; the encoded protein is MHGTLSSINLLHPKRIPAKNYLYLHSIIRKFRAMMHPKSFEEIPKAYNPKETEDKWYKYWEDHKLYHSEVDENKIPYTIVIPPPNITGILHIGHVLNNTLQDIFIRYKRMKGFNACWVPGIDHASISTEAKVVALLKEKNITKDDISREEYLKHCYEWKEKYGGIIFQQLRKLGVSCDWQRERFTMDDHYYKKVIEAFVQLYKEGLIYRGYRMVNWDPASKSAISDEEVFFKEVQGKLWYLKYPVKDSNEFVIVATTRPETMLGDTGIAVNPEDERYKHLIGKTIILPIIGREIPLFADEYVDKGFGTGAVKVTPAHDVNDYDMGMRHKLEIINIFNEDASTNGNVPQEFQELDRYVARAKVVARLEQLGSIHRIEDYTNKVGYSQRGNVPIEPYLSEQWFMKMDDLCKPALQVVLDGKVKFHPGHWVKTYEHWMSGIRDWCISRQLWWGHRIPVWYHKNTQEIYCEVEPPRDIENWHQEEDVLDTWASSWLWAQDVFTNQRDQDYYYPTDLLVTAPDIIFFWVARMIIAGLHFKKQIPFKDVYLTSLVRDMQGKKMSKSLGNSPDPLDLIDEYGADALRFTIIYIAPLGQDVMFSSDKCEIGRNFANKMWNAGRFLLMNLASRPDGTPGIKLNPALKEKHIDFTDRWIMSRFQTTLKELNDSFDKFEVNNASKIVYSYVWNDFCDWYIELSKQRLYSADEEVKSAVLTRAISLYEEMLKLVHPFMPFITEEIWQLLDERKDGESISTSLFPQFNEKLINKSAEEEILFVQDVVTAIRNIRGEMNLPPSKQINVFLNSSAVTPEQERYMKSLVRINELTVDSKMLKPKASASAVVKGCDIFIPLEGLIDLNVERARIEKEIARLLSSFENVRKKLSNEAFVAKAPADVIDKEKTKLADWEKSLVKLQSILEDLN
- a CDS encoding TetR/AcrR family transcriptional regulator; the encoded protein is MKLTNTKEKILNAALDFFSINGYSGASIRQIARSVGVRESAIYNHYKSKEEIFLAILSSFRVKTISKEILSDDLLDEVINPEKFLKKFAKRLIEHWNSPTERKFIRILLMEQFTRVGNKELSTTDYLSELREICRLIFGEMVKTKIIKPLEPGLLAEEFTANLFLLRTEYLSSDDAININSVIEKANKHVEFFWEAIKI
- a CDS encoding pyridoxal-phosphate dependent enzyme, with the protein product MFLQYEPNKHNIIQAHDWIQNRIHRTPIFSSKSLNAILECRLYFKCENFQKVGAFKYRGASLAVLSLPKMDFKKGVATHSSGNHAAALALAAKMRNIPAYIVMPRTAPQIKKIAVEGYGAKIIFCEPTLSAREEALAKVVAETGATFVHPYDNYTIITGQATCAKEIFEELGELDFVISPVGGGGLLSGTCLSAKYFSPNTKVIGAEPKGADDAFRSLKEGAIQPSTNPKTICDGLLTQLSEKTFSIIQKNVSEIITIEEETIISAMRMIWERMKIIVEPSAAVPLAVVLENKKKFLGKRVGLILSGGNVDLNKLPWVK
- the eutM gene encoding ethanolamine utilization microcompartment protein EutM, producing MTLEALGMIETKGLIGSIEAADAMVKAANVKLIGKETIGGGYVTVMVRGDVGAVKAATDAGAAAAQRVGELVSVHVIPRPHSDVEMILPSTK